TCATTAGCCACTTTGCATCCTCTCAGTGTCATGAAGCTTTCAAGAAGAATGTCCAGAAGTATGAGGGAGGCCACAGCTAGGATGACAAATTTTCATGTAGATATCGCAAAGTTATCATGGAAGAACTTTACCTTGCATGAGCTACAAACCGCAACCAACTATTTCAGCCCTGGTTTGTAGCATGCTTCAATAGTTTATTTCACATTTacaatgctatttagtagaacGCTATACAACTGAGATGACATGACagtaaaaatgagtttttgattctttttttttacgaGATCTGTTGATCTAAATACTAATTTTCAGTGTCACGTCATCTTAAGTGTATGACAATTGTATAACAgtttattaaatagcattactcttacaaAATTTTATTCTCAGCATACCCATTTGGAAAATGTGTTACTAATAATTGAATTATAGCATGTCATGATAAAGCTTTGCTTGGTGCAGAGCATCTGATTGGAAAGGGTGGTTATGCTGAAGTTTATAAAGGGTGTTTGAGAGATGGGCAGCTTGTAGCAATCAAACGTCTAACAAGAGGAACAGCCGACGAGATTGTAGGGGACTTCTTATCAGAGCTTGGTATAATAGCCCATTTGAACCATCCAAATACCATTAAGTTAATTGGTTATGGGGTTGAAGGAGGAATGCACCTTGTTCTTGAGCTATCTCTACATGGGAGCTTAGCTTCTAGGCTTTATGGTTAGTTTCGTGCCATTTTTGGGTtactatttttcaaattttacatatttgtttaattatatttaatttataggtTCAAAGAGGAAGCTGGAATGGGGTATTAGGTATAAGATTGCATTAGGGACAGCTAAGGGTTTACTGTATCTTCATGAGGGTTGTCAGAAAAGAATAATCCACAGAGACATTAAGGCTGCAAACATTTTGCTTAAAAACGACCTCGAGCCTCAGGTATCCATTTTAATATGTAGTCACTTAACGAATCAGGATCCCCTGTAATTGGGATTGCAGGTGCTCGGGTAGATAGGCCCCATCACGAGCTCTTACAATTGCAGGCAGGGGATTTCGATCCCTTTTTCCTAATATTTATGTAGTCCGCCCGGACTTAAATGATACCTGAtttcagatttgtgattttggGCTTGCAAAATGGCTACCAGAGCAGTGGACTCACCATACAGTATCAAAATTTGAAGGCACATTTGGGTTTGTAAACGACTTTCTTTTGTCAGGTTATCCTTTAAAGATTTTACTTGCATAGACTCATCCCTTTAATTCTTAGAGTACAGGTATCTTGCTCCCGAGTACTTACTGCATGGCATAGTAGATGAAAAAACTGATGTTTTTGCCTTTGGTGTGCTGCTATTGGAGCTAGTCACAGGACGCCGGGCTCTAGATTACAATGATTACTCGAAGCAAAGCCTTGTTTTGTGGGTatgttttcttacttatatGCCTATTAAGGTGGTAGACTTGTATGTTAAATGTTCAACTCAATTGGAAGCTATTGatagtttcttttttcctgtttcTGTGTCAGGCAAAACCTTTGCTTAAGAAGAATGACATTATGAATCTCACTGATCCTTTTCTAGCTGATAACTACGACTCTCGACAGATGAATCTTGTGCTCTTGGTTGCTTCTTTATGCATACAGCAGTCCTCAATTCGACGCCCATGTATGAGTCAGGTATGTCATtttcttaagtttttgaaataactgGTAA
Above is a genomic segment from Alnus glutinosa chromosome 12, dhAlnGlut1.1, whole genome shotgun sequence containing:
- the LOC133852784 gene encoding receptor-like cytosolic serine/threonine-protein kinase RBK2; translated protein: MKKKVDLSPVGVLEDYFKSSKSETCSSKEHDIDSKDSKSESRRQWHGFVQLLRTGSKKSLATLHPLSVMKLSRRMSRSMREATARMTNFHVDIAKLSWKNFTLHELQTATNYFSPEHLIGKGGYAEVYKGCLRDGQLVAIKRLTRGTADEIVGDFLSELGIIAHLNHPNTIKLIGYGVEGGMHLVLELSLHGSLASRLYGSKRKLEWGIRYKIALGTAKGLLYLHEGCQKRIIHRDIKAANILLKNDLEPQICDFGLAKWLPEQWTHHTVSKFEGTFGYLAPEYLLHGIVDEKTDVFAFGVLLLELVTGRRALDYNDYSKQSLVLWAKPLLKKNDIMNLTDPFLADNYDSRQMNLVLLVASLCIQQSSIRRPCMSQVLRLLNGDLSHLKCMKKCQTGFFRKAFRDELVSAEECNSTKN